In Halomarina salina, one DNA window encodes the following:
- a CDS encoding DUF7286 family protein — protein sequence MRLADDTRGRVPFALLGVVLLVTSATVATTQFGGPTATQDLAVDRAMREATATTQTALREAVADAARDAARNPVTQRAPTAYGRVLNDSETFEDALRVRIYLAAREHLGAVSATAGPVTADPALPGVDSPADLRAAKRRVHVSRAGPNGTALRVRIEGVQVRASRAERMVGEKHVAPTVTVASPVLELHDRVERFEERLDAGVTSPGFGQRFTAGMYALAWVRGAAQYRGAPVASVVGNQHVALAANDAVLGVQRATLGDTDSRSDEALAAAWARALATDLAPGSIPGPVVEETLDEAERGVGRLDGSVRNETVDVSPTAAADRALAASNETTLDRIVRRSYAVDTRVVSAVSSSGVTTDGDSRPGPNWTRVDAATRTERTVAGASSADTPTANVPTDWRTFRRYDRRVTVREVTTTRWRRGDETTTTTSVRASEHRVSLAVVGRHSPESRVARRGVDGVYEERGALGGPNLQGVPSAAVDRVVTDRGGADALARRAVGGTLDGDAVRVLGDRPAGLRSRLDEDIAALDRRVRNVSVTLPQVDVGTYAVSPPARLAARIRAKRGDLIDAPATYDGMADRTRVAVRRAYLDSLLDSLDARAEERRETRSDLDESLGERGSSLADVRRSLDVATDDSTDPGPVGSTDGLGGPLGVTVDTAPSYLTLDPVARERFGDGAGSVTPLDARNLNWVTVPYGDGAGWFARLLAGPERVSLRSAAGTLRASGRFSNSSATDREALRGEVRDGVAFVRGRLARTLADEGVCGTTSDCRGVVTAGLGRWETPAARALALANGSAAERVTAAASVSGGEERLAATLRTTTREALREDGARPTESSVSPVSEGNRAALRGAARQVATDAGEEATNRVLQRVLNRTLDDVPLGLPVAPVPGYWYATLNGWSVSVRGTYERLTVRSRRGARDTTYVRDGSAVAIDVDGNGERERLGVAPRVSFEASTTVVVVVPAGNRGVADVDGTRDERSPGYD from the coding sequence ATGAGGCTGGCCGACGACACCCGCGGTCGCGTCCCGTTCGCCCTGCTCGGCGTCGTCCTCCTCGTCACCAGCGCGACGGTGGCGACGACGCAGTTCGGGGGACCGACCGCGACCCAGGACCTGGCGGTCGACCGCGCGATGCGCGAGGCGACGGCCACCACCCAGACCGCACTCCGCGAGGCGGTGGCAGATGCCGCCCGCGACGCCGCACGGAATCCGGTCACCCAGCGTGCGCCGACGGCGTACGGCCGCGTACTGAACGACTCGGAGACGTTCGAGGACGCGCTCCGCGTCCGTATCTACCTCGCTGCGCGGGAGCACCTCGGGGCGGTGTCGGCCACTGCAGGCCCCGTCACGGCTGATCCGGCGCTCCCTGGTGTCGACTCTCCCGCCGACCTCCGGGCGGCCAAACGCCGGGTCCACGTCTCGCGGGCGGGACCGAACGGCACCGCGCTCCGGGTGCGAATCGAGGGGGTGCAGGTTCGGGCGAGTCGCGCGGAGCGAATGGTCGGTGAGAAGCACGTCGCGCCGACGGTCACCGTCGCGTCGCCCGTCCTCGAACTCCACGACCGGGTCGAGCGCTTCGAAGAGCGCCTCGACGCCGGCGTCACGTCGCCGGGCTTCGGACAGCGCTTCACCGCCGGGATGTACGCGCTGGCGTGGGTCCGCGGCGCGGCCCAGTACCGCGGCGCACCGGTCGCCTCCGTCGTCGGGAACCAGCACGTCGCGCTCGCGGCGAACGACGCCGTGCTGGGCGTCCAGCGCGCGACGCTCGGCGACACCGACTCGCGGAGCGACGAGGCGCTCGCGGCCGCCTGGGCACGGGCGCTCGCCACGGACCTCGCGCCCGGGTCGATTCCGGGGCCGGTCGTCGAGGAGACGCTCGACGAGGCCGAACGCGGGGTCGGTCGTCTCGACGGGAGCGTGCGGAACGAGACGGTCGACGTGTCGCCGACGGCCGCGGCCGACCGCGCGCTCGCGGCGTCGAACGAGACGACGCTCGACCGCATCGTCCGGCGTAGCTACGCCGTCGACACGCGGGTCGTCAGCGCCGTCTCGTCGTCGGGGGTCACCACCGACGGCGACTCCCGACCCGGCCCGAACTGGACCCGCGTCGACGCGGCGACCCGGACCGAGCGGACCGTCGCTGGCGCGTCGAGCGCCGACACCCCGACCGCGAACGTCCCGACGGACTGGCGGACCTTCCGCCGCTACGACCGTCGCGTGACCGTCCGTGAGGTCACGACGACGCGCTGGCGGCGCGGCGATGAGACCACGACTACCACCTCGGTCCGAGCCAGCGAGCACCGCGTCTCGCTGGCCGTCGTCGGGCGGCACTCCCCAGAGAGCCGCGTCGCTCGGCGCGGCGTGGACGGGGTGTACGAGGAGCGCGGCGCGCTCGGCGGTCCGAACCTACAGGGAGTGCCGTCGGCTGCCGTCGACCGAGTCGTGACCGACCGCGGCGGAGCCGACGCGCTCGCCCGTCGCGCCGTCGGGGGGACGCTCGACGGCGACGCGGTTCGGGTCCTCGGCGACCGTCCGGCCGGCCTTCGCTCCCGGCTCGACGAGGACATCGCCGCCCTCGACCGGCGCGTCCGGAACGTCTCGGTGACGCTCCCGCAGGTCGACGTGGGAACGTACGCCGTCTCGCCGCCTGCCCGACTCGCGGCGCGAATCCGCGCCAAGCGCGGCGACCTGATCGACGCACCAGCCACCTACGACGGGATGGCCGACAGGACCCGCGTTGCCGTCCGGCGCGCGTACCTCGACTCGCTGCTCGACAGTCTCGACGCCCGTGCCGAGGAGCGCCGGGAGACGCGCTCGGACCTGGACGAGTCGCTCGGAGAGCGCGGGAGTTCGCTCGCCGACGTGCGGCGCTCGCTGGACGTGGCGACCGACGACTCGACCGACCCCGGCCCGGTCGGTTCGACCGACGGTCTCGGCGGACCGCTCGGCGTCACCGTCGACACCGCGCCGTCGTACCTCACGCTCGACCCGGTCGCACGCGAGCGATTCGGCGACGGTGCGGGGAGCGTCACGCCGCTCGACGCGCGCAACCTGAACTGGGTGACGGTGCCCTACGGCGACGGCGCGGGCTGGTTCGCCCGACTGCTCGCCGGGCCGGAGCGCGTCTCGCTGCGCTCGGCCGCCGGGACGCTCCGTGCGAGCGGTCGGTTCTCGAACTCGTCGGCGACCGACCGCGAGGCACTCCGCGGCGAGGTGCGCGACGGCGTCGCGTTCGTCCGGGGCCGCCTCGCTCGCACGCTCGCCGACGAGGGCGTCTGTGGTACCACGTCCGACTGTCGCGGCGTCGTCACCGCGGGACTCGGGCGCTGGGAGACGCCCGCCGCCCGAGCGCTGGCGCTCGCCAACGGCTCCGCGGCCGAGCGGGTCACCGCGGCCGCGTCGGTGTCGGGCGGCGAGGAGCGCCTCGCTGCGACGCTCCGGACGACGACCCGCGAGGCGCTCCGTGAGGACGGCGCGCGCCCCACCGAGTCGTCCGTCTCGCCCGTCTCCGAGGGAAACCGTGCAGCGCTTCGGGGCGCGGCGAGACAGGTCGCCACGGACGCGGGCGAGGAGGCGACGAACCGCGTCCTCCAGCGCGTGTTGAACCGGACGCTCGACGACGTTCCGCTCGGTCTCCCCGTCGCGCCGGTGCCCGGCTACTGGTACGCGACGCTCAACGGCTGGTCGGTGTCGGTGCGGGGCACCTACGAGCGACTGACGGTCCGCTCCAGGCGCGGCGCGCGCGACACGACCTACGTCCGCGACGGGTCGGCGGTCGCAATCGACGTGGACGGAAACGGCGAGCGGGAGCGACTGGGCGTCGCTCCGAGGGTGTCGTTCGAGGCGTCGACGACCGTCGTGGTCGTCGTCCCGGCAGGGAACCGCGGCGTCGCTGACGTCGACGGGACGCGAGACGAGCGCTCGCCGGGCTACGACTGA
- a CDS encoding DUF7284 family protein: MRAVSTVADTLVFLLLVSAAVATLVVSPSAPTPPRADPTAETLATTTLSVPLQATDGTDHQRTASGTPAGLLGRAALANATLDGRRLLPGSFPRRVALAVHDARPVANVRVVARWRPYPGASLSGRVAAGSPAPRDAVTDVAVVTVPSGIALDTDRARAAADDGFRPLARTVAERFVARLFPPGAGRSNLGTDAARARTAPRYRRFAAVVGAEVRGPLANRSATTARDRLADALAARLTTDMRRRFESPRRAAAALTLDTVRLAVVRWR, encoded by the coding sequence GTGAGAGCAGTCAGCACCGTCGCGGACACGCTCGTCTTCCTGCTGCTGGTCTCGGCGGCCGTCGCGACGCTCGTCGTCTCGCCCTCTGCGCCCACGCCGCCGCGTGCCGACCCGACCGCGGAGACGCTCGCCACGACGACGCTGTCGGTCCCGCTCCAGGCCACCGACGGGACAGACCACCAGCGGACCGCCAGCGGCACGCCTGCGGGGTTGCTCGGGCGGGCCGCGCTCGCGAACGCCACGCTCGACGGTCGCCGACTCCTTCCAGGGTCGTTCCCGCGACGGGTCGCCCTGGCCGTCCACGACGCGCGTCCCGTCGCGAACGTCCGGGTCGTCGCTCGCTGGCGGCCCTATCCCGGAGCTTCGCTCTCGGGTCGCGTCGCCGCCGGGTCACCCGCACCACGCGACGCCGTCACCGACGTGGCCGTCGTGACCGTCCCGAGCGGAATCGCACTCGACACGGACCGAGCACGGGCGGCGGCCGACGACGGATTCCGTCCGCTCGCGCGAACAGTCGCGGAGCGGTTCGTCGCGCGACTGTTCCCACCCGGTGCGGGTCGGTCGAACCTCGGCACGGATGCTGCCCGCGCGCGGACCGCTCCACGGTATCGACGGTTCGCGGCGGTCGTCGGTGCCGAAGTGCGCGGCCCTCTGGCGAACCGGTCCGCGACGACTGCTCGCGACCGTCTCGCGGACGCGCTCGCGGCCCGACTGACGACCGACATGCGTCGTCGGTTCGAGTCGCCACGGCGGGCCGCCGCGGCGCTGACGCTCGATACGGTCAGACTCGCGGTGGTGCGCTGGCGATGA
- a CDS encoding DUF7285 family protein: MSRSSARRGQVEPVAALVALAVVCAALSLYAGVLGDTLAVTGGSSSDPTAESVADRARGHLTPAGVADPDRLDGVPGTAPDGYRLNATLACRDAGAGTGGEWTVGPAPPSTAERAVVPVSVRVAPGRVRPCRLAVVVWS; encoded by the coding sequence ATGTCACGCTCGTCGGCGCGTAGGGGGCAGGTCGAACCGGTGGCCGCCCTCGTCGCCCTCGCGGTGGTCTGCGCCGCGCTCTCGCTGTACGCGGGGGTCCTCGGCGATACGCTGGCGGTCACCGGTGGTTCCTCCTCCGACCCGACCGCCGAGTCGGTCGCCGACCGCGCTCGTGGCCACCTCACGCCCGCTGGCGTCGCCGACCCCGACCGCCTCGACGGCGTTCCGGGAACTGCTCCCGACGGCTACCGACTCAACGCGACGCTCGCGTGCCGCGATGCGGGGGCCGGTACGGGGGGCGAGTGGACCGTCGGTCCCGCACCGCCATCGACGGCCGAGCGGGCGGTCGTACCCGTGAGCGTCCGCGTCGCCCCCGGTCGGGTGCGGCCCTGCCGACTCGCGGTGGTGGTCTGGTCGTGA
- a CDS encoding DUF7283 family protein: MDRHLPADAVPVWVGLALASVALLGVALGLPTGAPDADRPAATVDRVAASSFDATATATFETRSRLELGPHGLDRCRDDACAHATFAFGPVTPVSGESSLSAVLRGTAPEQVFDSPASFQRAARDARDGESVVVPDATRLHARRVTWGGVDVTLVGA; encoded by the coding sequence ATGGACAGGCACCTCCCGGCCGACGCGGTTCCCGTGTGGGTCGGCCTCGCCCTCGCCAGCGTCGCGTTGCTCGGCGTCGCTCTCGGCCTGCCGACGGGCGCACCCGACGCCGACCGCCCCGCAGCGACCGTCGACCGCGTCGCCGCGTCGTCGTTCGACGCGACGGCGACCGCCACCTTCGAGACGCGCTCGCGCCTCGAACTCGGCCCCCACGGTCTCGACCGCTGTCGCGACGACGCCTGCGCTCACGCCACGTTCGCGTTCGGTCCCGTCACGCCCGTGTCGGGCGAGTCATCGCTCTCGGCGGTGCTGCGCGGGACCGCTCCCGAGCAGGTGTTCGACTCGCCCGCGTCGTTCCAGCGGGCCGCCCGCGACGCCCGCGATGGGGAAAGCGTGGTCGTCCCGGACGCGACTCGACTGCACGCACGCCGCGTCACGTGGGGAGGTGTCGATGTCACGCTCGTCGGCGCGTAG
- a CDS encoding type II secretion system F family protein, protein MLTDDAETGRLTAFVAYVAGIVRGCESDSATTAEDTDTLAESLALLEWSTEAATVRRTADTAALLGLCLALPTAAVAPRATPLVVVLAGGLWYGLRRLPNALATARESAAIGAAPVVVSHAVLRMRLEPTVERAAEFAAEADDGLLARSLADHVRRARGTPASGLGAWGEQWGDRFPALRRATSLVEAAGRAPASERGRSLDRATRAILDGTRERTASAAAALQGPVTALYAFGVLLPLALVAVLPAARAAGVGVTLPVVVALYDLALPLALACASGWLLLRRPATFPATPVPADHPDLPAHRWPSLAGAAVVAVVAWVVVPRLLPAWSGPLVALGGGLGVALVGWFRPAVVVRKRTRAVEEGLPDALYLVGRRVCEGRAVETAIDSAAEEVTGPVGAVLADAARRQRTLRVGVGEALYGEYGALASVPSTRVHSTLRLLVVAAREGAPAGDALVLVADHVERLRSVEREARRDLRRVTTTLANTAAVFGPLVAGVTVALADSMGGRSLSPDAVGTGTEEAVSSGVASSSATATGTASAAPLPTPGLALAVGAYVLLLAALLTALATGLEHGADRARVGYRVGLALPAATALYVTAFLAAGLLT, encoded by the coding sequence ATGCTGACGGACGACGCGGAGACAGGTCGGCTCACCGCCTTCGTCGCGTACGTCGCCGGTATAGTGAGAGGTTGCGAGAGTGACAGTGCCACGACCGCCGAGGACACCGACACGCTCGCCGAGTCGCTCGCCCTGCTGGAGTGGTCCACCGAGGCCGCTACCGTCCGTCGTACGGCCGACACCGCCGCACTCCTCGGCCTCTGTCTCGCACTCCCGACGGCGGCCGTCGCCCCGCGGGCCACACCGCTCGTCGTGGTCCTGGCGGGCGGTCTCTGGTACGGTCTCCGCCGCCTCCCGAACGCGCTGGCGACCGCCCGCGAGTCGGCGGCTATCGGGGCCGCGCCGGTCGTCGTCTCCCACGCCGTGCTCCGGATGCGGCTGGAGCCGACCGTCGAGCGCGCGGCCGAGTTCGCCGCCGAAGCGGACGACGGCCTGCTCGCCCGGTCGCTCGCCGACCACGTCCGGCGCGCCCGCGGGACGCCAGCGTCCGGTCTCGGCGCGTGGGGCGAGCAGTGGGGTGACCGCTTCCCCGCACTCCGCCGCGCCACGTCGCTCGTCGAGGCGGCGGGCCGCGCCCCCGCGAGCGAACGTGGCCGGAGCCTCGACCGGGCGACGCGAGCCATCCTCGACGGTACCCGCGAGCGGACGGCGAGCGCCGCCGCCGCGCTCCAGGGACCGGTGACCGCACTCTACGCGTTCGGCGTCCTCCTGCCGCTGGCGCTTGTCGCCGTCCTGCCAGCCGCGCGGGCGGCCGGCGTCGGCGTCACGCTCCCCGTCGTCGTCGCCCTGTACGACCTCGCGCTGCCGCTCGCCCTCGCGTGCGCCAGCGGGTGGCTCCTCCTGCGCCGACCCGCGACGTTCCCGGCGACGCCGGTGCCTGCCGACCACCCGGACCTGCCCGCGCACCGCTGGCCGTCGCTCGCGGGAGCAGCCGTCGTCGCCGTCGTCGCGTGGGTCGTCGTCCCTCGACTCCTCCCGGCGTGGTCCGGCCCGCTCGTCGCGCTCGGGGGCGGCCTCGGCGTGGCGCTCGTCGGCTGGTTCCGGCCCGCAGTCGTCGTCCGGAAACGGACGCGCGCCGTCGAGGAGGGACTGCCGGACGCGCTGTACCTGGTCGGTCGGCGGGTCTGTGAGGGTCGTGCGGTCGAGACGGCCATCGACTCGGCGGCCGAGGAGGTGACGGGACCGGTCGGTGCCGTGCTGGCCGACGCCGCACGCCGTCAGCGGACGCTCCGGGTCGGCGTCGGCGAGGCGCTCTACGGCGAGTACGGTGCGCTGGCGTCCGTGCCGAGCACGCGCGTCCACAGCACGCTCCGGTTGCTCGTCGTCGCCGCGCGCGAGGGCGCTCCCGCGGGCGACGCACTCGTCCTCGTCGCCGACCACGTCGAGCGACTCCGGTCGGTCGAGCGGGAGGCCCGTCGTGACCTCCGGCGCGTGACGACGACGCTCGCCAACACCGCCGCCGTGTTCGGACCGCTCGTCGCAGGCGTCACCGTCGCACTCGCCGACTCGATGGGTGGCCGGTCGCTCTCACCGGATGCTGTCGGGACCGGAACGGAGGAGGCGGTCTCGTCGGGCGTCGCCTCCAGCAGTGCGACGGCGACAGGGACTGCTAGCGCCGCGCCACTCCCCACCCCAGGGCTCGCGCTGGCCGTCGGTGCGTACGTCCTGTTGCTCGCGGCGTTGCTGACGGCCCTCGCGACCGGCCTCGAACACGGTGCCGACCGGGCGCGCGTCGGCTACCGGGTCGGACTCGCGCTCCCGGCGGCGACGGCGCTCTACGTCACGGCGTTCCTCGCAGCGGGGCTGTTGACCTGA
- a CDS encoding ATPase, T2SS/T4P/T4SS family, translated as MTLLDRFRDETDADCRCATSFDGDRLVVDAADCPGAGRLATEPACRTTVVGALTDRDAECVVTSANGVERAYEDEAAALLLAAGRFADLAAFHDETLAGRVGRDPLDVARQASGRAGPVADVAAETGLAELAARAASEREALRPSVGPTVARSRVARRLPEAATLVDRRDLSTGAVVRIYERPGDDLPTYHLVPVELELDASALATLAAAADHLASGTVPGGDRGERAPARAVRAAVESETTALGDGSELPVETVRRVLRKHTRGNGVLEDLFADPACSDVFVTAPADEGTLRVHVDGRPMRTNVGLTERGVETLASRFRRASGRAFSRASPTLDATTEAGDRRVRVAGVTDPVSDGVAFAFRARDRGTWTLPGLVDGGTLPADAAALCSLAVERGAAALVAGGRGAGKTTLLGALTFELPAAVRTVAIEDTAELPVETLQRVGHDVQRLHVDTDDGLGPSEALRTALRLGEGALLVGEVRGSEAPALFEAMRVGSNDGAVLGTVHGEGASGVRARLRDHGVDDDAFAATDLLVTCERTADGRRVARIEEVTRDGGFATLFDRDRSGLTATGRVDRGNSRLVAALAHPDESYADVRGALADRTEWLGRTVEGGDLAPDHVVAAHARRRERC; from the coding sequence GTGACCTTGCTCGACCGCTTCCGCGACGAGACCGACGCGGACTGTCGCTGCGCCACCTCGTTCGACGGTGACCGACTCGTCGTCGACGCGGCCGACTGTCCCGGTGCGGGTCGTCTCGCGACCGAACCGGCCTGCCGTACGACGGTCGTCGGCGCGCTGACCGACCGGGACGCCGAGTGCGTCGTGACCAGTGCCAACGGGGTCGAACGCGCCTACGAGGACGAGGCGGCCGCGTTGCTGCTCGCCGCCGGTCGGTTCGCCGACCTCGCGGCGTTCCACGACGAGACGCTCGCCGGTCGGGTCGGTCGCGACCCGCTCGACGTCGCCCGACAGGCGTCGGGTCGCGCCGGCCCCGTCGCCGACGTCGCGGCCGAGACCGGCCTCGCGGAACTGGCCGCCCGCGCCGCGAGCGAACGCGAGGCGCTCCGACCGTCCGTCGGCCCGACGGTCGCCCGGTCACGCGTCGCCCGCCGGCTCCCGGAGGCGGCGACGCTCGTCGACCGGCGGGACCTCTCGACGGGTGCGGTGGTGCGCATCTACGAGCGTCCCGGCGACGACCTGCCGACGTACCACCTCGTCCCGGTCGAACTCGAACTGGACGCCTCGGCGCTCGCCACGCTCGCCGCCGCGGCCGACCACCTGGCCTCGGGGACCGTCCCTGGCGGTGACCGTGGCGAACGCGCCCCGGCGCGTGCGGTCCGGGCGGCCGTCGAGTCGGAGACGACTGCTCTCGGCGACGGGTCCGAGCTACCGGTCGAGACGGTGCGGCGCGTCCTCCGCAAACACACCCGCGGCAACGGCGTGCTGGAGGACCTGTTCGCCGACCCGGCCTGCTCGGACGTGTTCGTGACCGCTCCCGCCGACGAGGGGACGCTCCGGGTCCACGTCGACGGGCGGCCGATGCGGACGAACGTCGGTCTCACGGAGCGGGGCGTGGAGACGCTCGCCTCCCGGTTTCGGCGGGCGAGCGGTCGCGCGTTCTCCAGGGCGTCGCCGACGCTCGACGCGACGACGGAGGCGGGCGACCGCCGGGTTCGCGTCGCGGGCGTCACCGACCCCGTCAGCGACGGCGTGGCGTTCGCGTTCCGCGCACGCGACCGGGGGACGTGGACCCTCCCCGGACTGGTCGACGGCGGCACGCTCCCGGCGGACGCGGCAGCGCTCTGCTCGCTGGCGGTCGAGCGCGGTGCCGCCGCCCTCGTCGCCGGTGGCCGCGGGGCGGGGAAGACGACGCTCCTCGGTGCGCTCACGTTCGAACTCCCCGCCGCCGTGCGCACCGTCGCCATCGAGGACACGGCCGAACTCCCGGTCGAGACGCTCCAGCGAGTCGGCCACGACGTCCAGCGACTCCACGTCGACACCGACGACGGACTCGGGCCGAGCGAGGCCCTCCGGACCGCACTCCGACTCGGCGAAGGCGCACTCCTCGTCGGCGAGGTGCGGGGGAGCGAGGCCCCGGCGCTGTTCGAGGCGATGCGCGTCGGGTCGAACGACGGGGCTGTCCTCGGAACGGTCCACGGCGAGGGGGCGTCGGGCGTCCGCGCCCGCCTCCGCGACCACGGCGTCGACGACGACGCGTTCGCCGCGACCGACCTGCTGGTGACCTGCGAGCGGACGGCCGACGGGAGACGCGTCGCCCGCATCGAGGAGGTCACCCGCGACGGCGGGTTCGCGACGCTGTTCGACCGCGACCGCTCCGGACTGACCGCGACCGGCCGCGTCGACCGGGGGAACAGCCGGCTCGTCGCTGCCCTCGCCCACCCCGACGAGTCCTACGCCGACGTACGGGGTGCGCTCGCCGACCGTACCGAGTGGCTGGGGCGAACCGTCGAAGGGGGCGACCTCGCCCCCGACCACGTCGTCGCCGCCCACGCACGACGGCGCGAACGATGCTGA
- a CDS encoding DUF7311 family protein → MALRVVLAVLLTLALLAVSLPAVDDARSTRAATALDDASERVRATGERLAATSDPALGETAARHSLRLDLPTRGWGARSGRLRLRDGRVAWRVGDGQWHVDRLPSLVVPDGPLVVVGRARLVLSHRHRAGRSVVVVRRGFKSENATTAARDLARPLPRRDRRGLSLRHLVRR, encoded by the coding sequence GTGGCCCTCCGCGTCGTCCTCGCAGTCCTGCTCACCCTCGCGCTACTCGCCGTGTCCCTGCCCGCCGTCGACGACGCCCGCAGCACCAGGGCCGCGACGGCCCTCGACGACGCGAGCGAGCGGGTTCGAGCCACCGGCGAGCGACTGGCCGCAACCAGCGACCCAGCACTGGGCGAGACGGCCGCCCGCCACAGCCTCCGCCTCGACCTGCCGACTCGTGGCTGGGGCGCACGTAGTGGGCGACTCCGACTCCGCGACGGGCGCGTGGCGTGGCGGGTCGGCGACGGCCAGTGGCACGTCGACCGGCTTCCGTCGCTGGTCGTCCCGGACGGACCGCTCGTCGTCGTCGGGCGAGCGCGACTGGTTCTCTCCCACCGACACCGTGCCGGTCGGTCGGTCGTCGTCGTCCGGCGAGGGTTCAAGTCGGAGAACGCGACCACCGCCGCCCGTGACCTTGCTCGACCGCTTCCGCGACGAGACCGACGCGGACTGTCGCTGCGCCACCTCGTTCGACGGTGA